From Montipora foliosa isolate CH-2021 chromosome 6, ASM3666993v2, whole genome shotgun sequence, a single genomic window includes:
- the LOC138007208 gene encoding uncharacterized protein encodes MGQQKVCFVFGSVCFIAIVMLIAVQSPWKASYQPFQPNVKSYDPDFSEKLKIKPTYSNLESTPWKSKLPAGNTQSRSVTLFVRMGGSVAELRRRFYCVFLRLSVLFWPGSLGKTVVVLDEEKEEDHVFGETLIKHTKQHFPDRTYEVLYESLPKEPSTLNFAGSPKSPGYNRQLWSSFFVDLYTNDTVIAWMDSDAGFGVPVTEETIFNGTKVRVLGYDCTLNIGWVQTWARTTELALGLPFVADFMTYFPVYIYRDTFTRCREHILKRFNTSNFEVAFKKFYKGFISPVSVILSYAWYFERERYDWDLKICDNLENYNKRFPADHTIRPEHVVDTLSVPQTAFHAQRAGGVRPFVGSSYCLSQEAAGNASEKCSNHTAALITNFVLFNHDIQRFNNPAPPCSGNKETTCLKILQRYYNQVGLEIKQKKRKLDWQDVEIVGRLAIELDLTCDNLK; translated from the coding sequence ATGGGTCAACAGAAAGTATGTTTTGTTTTCGGCTCGGTTTGTTTCATAGCTATCGTAATGTTGATAGCAGTGCAGTCTCCTTGGAAAGCATCTTATCAGCCATTTCAACCAAACGTAAAATCATACGACCCGGATTTCTCGGAGAAATTGAAAATCAAACCGACTTACAGTAACTTAGAGTCAACTCCATGGAAATCTAAACTCCCTGCTGGCAACACTCAGTCTAGATCTGTAACACTGTTTGTCAGAATGGGAGGCTCCGTAGCTGAACTAAGGAGGCGATTTTATTGCGTCTTCCTTCGCCTTTCTGTTCTGTTTTGGCCTGGATCACTCGGCAAAACCGTGGTGGTACTTGACGAAGAAAAGGAGGAAGACCATGTGTTTGGAGAAACGTTAATAAAGCACACAAAGCAACATTTTCCAGATCGCACTTACGAAGTGCTGTACGAGTCGCTGCCAAAGGAGCCAAGTACTTTGAACTTTGCTGGTTCTCCAAAATCCCCAGGTTACAATCGACAGCTTTGGAGCAGTTTCTTTGTAGATTTGTATACAAATGATACCGTTATAGCATGGATGGATAGCGACGCCGGATTCGGTGTACCGGTGACAGAGGAAACTATATTTAATGGTACTAAAGTACGTGTTTTGGGTTACGATTGCACGCTGAATATTGGATGGGTGCAGACTTGGGCAAGAACCACAGAACTTGCATTGGGATTACCATTTGTTGCAGATTTTATGACATATTTTCCAGTGTATATTTACCGCGACACCTTCACTCGCTGCAGAGAGCACATATTGAAAAGATTTAACACGAGTAATTTTGAAGTAGCTTTCAAGAAGTTTTACAAAGGATTCATTTCGCCGGTCAGTGTAATCCTCAGTTATGCCTGGTACTTTGAAAGAGAGCGATATGACTGGGATCTTAAAATTTGTGACAACTTAGAAAATTACAACAAACGATTTCCAGCAGACCATACCATAAGACCAGAACATGTGGTTGATACTTTGTCAGTTCCCCAAACTGCTTTCCATGCTCAACGTGCTGGCGGTGTTCGTCCATTCGTTGGAAGTAGTTATTGCCTTTCCCAGGAGGCGGCAGGAAATGCTTCAGAAAAATGCTCAAATCATACAGCAGCATTGATTActaactttgttttgtttaaccACGACATTCAGAGATTCAACAATCCAGCCCCACCTTGTTCTGGAAATAAAGAGACCACTTGCTTGAAAATACTTCAACGTTACTATAACCAGGTTGGTCTTGAAATcaagcaaaagaaacgaaaactggATTGGCAAGATGTAGAGATTGTTGGAAGGCTTGCTATTGAACTTGACCTAACCTGTGACAATCTAAAGTga